In Leptodesmis sichuanensis A121, the following are encoded in one genomic region:
- a CDS encoding serine/threonine-protein kinase, with protein METTLAGRYQIIKHLGGGGFGQTFLANDLHLPGHPLCVVKQLKPSVSDPAHLETAQRLFNQEAETLYRLGSHNQIPRLLAHFEQNQEFYLAQEYIDGIPLNREIVPGQQLSEAYTIALLQDILQVLAFVHQQHVIHRDIKPANLIRRSSDCKIVLIDFGAVKQVRDRAIGDLGPTSITVAIGSPGYMPTEQQAFKPHFSSDVYAVGMVALEALTGLRPKDFPRDSETGEISCVLMRDRISINPELEAFLDRMVRYDYRQRYTDAFEALQALQQMLGGREKDLPAVLLDVPTVPYLATDSRSEQFSTLPPTVNRDSSPSQRQINPLPVELQKSLEQLLMTLIGPIAPVLVNQTLEHVLDASEAIEQLATYVPELQRSRFREQADRIMQARKPDTPVSASATQGATIAPHMPQQPISMPDPAFIKRCELELAKSIGPIASVIVKRTLTQQPHLSQAQLVEVLATNLTANPQQMAAFRQGLLPSP; from the coding sequence AACCCTGGCAGGTCGCTATCAAATTATTAAGCATTTAGGGGGGGGAGGTTTCGGCCAAACGTTTCTGGCGAATGATTTACACCTTCCTGGCCATCCCCTGTGTGTGGTCAAGCAGCTCAAGCCCAGTGTCAGCGATCCTGCCCATCTAGAAACCGCTCAACGCCTCTTCAACCAGGAAGCGGAAACCCTGTATCGATTGGGATCTCATAATCAGATTCCCCGGTTGCTGGCTCACTTTGAGCAAAATCAAGAGTTTTATCTGGCTCAGGAATATATTGATGGCATTCCCTTAAATCGCGAGATTGTTCCCGGGCAGCAGTTGAGTGAAGCCTACACGATCGCGCTACTGCAAGACATTCTGCAAGTATTAGCGTTTGTCCATCAGCAGCACGTCATTCATCGAGATATTAAACCTGCCAATTTAATCCGACGCTCCAGTGATTGCAAGATTGTTCTGATTGATTTTGGAGCGGTGAAGCAGGTCAGAGATCGAGCGATTGGAGATTTGGGGCCAACCAGTATCACGGTCGCGATCGGCTCTCCCGGATATATGCCAACGGAGCAGCAGGCATTCAAACCCCATTTCAGCAGTGATGTTTATGCGGTCGGTATGGTGGCGCTGGAAGCCCTGACAGGACTCAGGCCCAAGGATTTTCCCAGAGATTCAGAAACGGGAGAAATTTCCTGTGTGTTGATGCGCGATCGCATTTCCATCAATCCAGAACTGGAGGCTTTCCTCGATCGTATGGTGCGGTATGACTATCGCCAGCGCTATACGGATGCGTTTGAAGCCTTACAAGCTCTGCAGCAGATGTTAGGGGGAAGGGAAAAAGATTTGCCTGCGGTGCTTCTGGATGTACCGACGGTGCCGTATCTGGCCACTGATTCCAGAAGCGAGCAATTTTCCACTCTGCCCCCCACCGTGAACAGGGACTCTTCTCCCAGTCAGCGGCAAATCAACCCCTTGCCTGTGGAGCTACAAAAATCTTTAGAACAACTGCTGATGACTTTGATTGGCCCGATCGCTCCCGTGTTGGTGAACCAGACTTTAGAGCACGTTCTGGATGCCTCTGAGGCGATTGAGCAACTGGCAACCTATGTACCAGAGCTGCAGCGATCGCGCTTTCGAGAGCAGGCTGACCGGATAATGCAGGCTCGCAAACCGGATACGCCTGTTTCCGCCAGTGCCACTCAGGGCGCTACGATCGCGCCTCACATGCCCCAGCAACCGATCTCGATGCCCGATCCGGCTTTTATTAAGCGCTGTGAATTAGAACTTGCTAAGTCCATCGGACCGATCGCATCCGTAATTGTCAAGCGCACGCTGACTCAGCAGCCTCACCTTTCCCAGGCACAACTGGTTGAAGTGCTGGCTACCAACCTGACCGCCAACCCCCAACAAATGGCCGCCTTCCGTCAGGGCTTACTCCCCTCCCCCTAA
- the proS gene encoding proline--tRNA ligase, producing the protein MRLSQMLFVTLREDPAEAEIPSHKLLLRAGYIRRVASGVYAYLPLMWRVLQKVSQIVREEMNAAGAQECLLPQLQPAELWRESGRWDTYTKAEGIMFALVDRQEREMGLGPTHEEVITAIARDMIRSYRQLPINLYQIQTKFRDEIRPRFGLMRGREFIMKDAYSFDADEAGMKLTYQKMDQAYRNILRRSGVVFRAVEADSGTIGGSGSQEFMVLADAGEDEILYTEDGQYAANVEKATSLPPEAEPSPFKNYEKRETPGTETIEQLCKFLKCPASCVVKNVLYQAVYDNGMTVLVLVSIRGDQDVNEVKLQNELVKRAGNYSAKTVLALTVPDAAAQEKWAAKPLPLGYMAPNLADSYIKPAKPAPVGRQAAGRVAPKFLRLVDKTAVDLKNFVTGADESGYHVVGANWGKEFQLPDMVDVRKATAGDRAIHDPQQRLQTARGIEIGHIFQLGTKYSAALGATYTNEQGEDVPLVMGCYGVGVSRLAQAAVEQSHDKDGIIWPVAIAPYQAIVVIPNVSDTDQVQAAETLYQQLNQAGIETLLDDRNERAGVKFKDADLVGIPFRIVTGKSLKDGKVEVVKRATRETQELPLEKVVSTLSQWIAGEEGDGVNR; encoded by the coding sequence ATGCGACTGTCTCAGATGCTGTTTGTCACTTTGCGAGAAGATCCAGCGGAAGCGGAAATTCCTAGCCATAAGTTGCTGCTGCGAGCAGGCTACATTCGGCGCGTTGCCAGTGGAGTTTATGCCTATTTGCCGTTGATGTGGCGAGTGTTGCAAAAGGTATCTCAGATCGTGCGGGAAGAGATGAATGCTGCTGGTGCCCAGGAATGTCTGTTGCCCCAATTGCAACCTGCGGAGTTGTGGCGAGAGTCCGGTCGCTGGGATACCTACACAAAAGCAGAAGGCATCATGTTTGCCCTGGTCGATCGCCAGGAACGAGAAATGGGACTGGGGCCAACCCATGAAGAAGTGATTACCGCGATCGCCCGTGACATGATCCGTTCCTACCGTCAATTGCCGATTAACCTGTATCAAATTCAAACCAAGTTCCGGGATGAAATTCGTCCCCGCTTCGGCCTCATGCGCGGTCGGGAATTCATCATGAAAGATGCCTACTCCTTTGATGCCGATGAAGCCGGGATGAAACTGACCTATCAGAAGATGGATCAGGCGTATCGCAATATCCTGCGGCGCTCGGGAGTGGTATTTCGGGCGGTAGAAGCAGATTCTGGCACGATCGGTGGTTCTGGCTCGCAAGAGTTTATGGTGCTGGCCGATGCTGGAGAAGATGAAATTCTCTACACCGAAGATGGTCAGTATGCGGCGAACGTGGAAAAAGCGACCTCCCTACCCCCTGAGGCAGAACCCTCTCCCTTTAAGAACTATGAGAAACGGGAAACCCCTGGCACGGAAACGATCGAACAACTGTGTAAGTTCCTCAAATGTCCAGCCAGTTGTGTGGTCAAGAATGTGTTGTATCAGGCCGTCTATGACAATGGCATGACGGTACTGGTGCTGGTCAGCATTCGTGGGGATCAGGACGTAAATGAGGTGAAGTTGCAAAACGAATTGGTGAAACGGGCAGGTAACTACAGCGCTAAGACCGTTCTTGCCCTCACCGTCCCTGATGCTGCCGCTCAAGAAAAATGGGCCGCCAAACCCTTACCGCTGGGCTACATGGCTCCCAATCTGGCAGACAGTTACATCAAGCCTGCCAAACCCGCTCCCGTTGGCAGGCAAGCTGCAGGTCGAGTTGCCCCCAAATTTCTCAGACTGGTGGATAAAACAGCGGTTGACCTGAAAAATTTCGTCACTGGGGCGGACGAGTCAGGGTATCACGTCGTTGGGGCGAACTGGGGCAAAGAGTTTCAGCTACCCGACATGGTGGATGTGCGCAAGGCCACCGCAGGCGATCGGGCCATCCACGATCCCCAGCAGCGCCTGCAAACCGCCAGAGGCATTGAAATTGGTCATATTTTCCAACTGGGCACGAAATACTCTGCTGCTTTGGGAGCCACCTACACCAACGAGCAAGGTGAAGACGTTCCCTTAGTGATGGGTTGCTACGGCGTGGGCGTATCTCGTCTGGCACAGGCTGCGGTTGAGCAATCTCATGACAAGGATGGGATTATCTGGCCTGTGGCGATCGCTCCTTACCAGGCGATTGTTGTCATCCCCAATGTTAGTGATACCGACCAGGTACAAGCCGCCGAAACCCTGTATCAGCAACTCAACCAGGCCGGGATTGAAACCCTGCTGGACGATCGCAACGAACGGGCCGGAGTCAAATTTAAGGATGCGGATTTAGTTGGGATTCCTTTCCGAATTGTTACCGGAAAATCTCTTAAGGATGGTAAAGTCGAAGTCGTGAAGCGTGCCACCCGCGAAACTCAGGAACTTCCCCTGGAAAAGGTAGTATCTACTCTCAGCCAGTGGATTGCAGGTGAAGAGGGTGATGGGGTGAACAGGTGA